The genomic segment atcACATTGGAAAAACTCAAGGAAAACAAGAaccaaattaatatttaacCTTTAATCTAATTAACACATGTTGGAACCTTAGTAAACTATATAATTAGTTATGATTTATGATTGTGGAAATAGTTGTAATTCAGTCCTTGATTTACTCCTGCAATTAACACTCCTGGTATAGATAAGATTGAACCTATGTAATCTAGTCCCGGATGAAAAATTTCATAAGATAACTTCATTCTTTCTTGGCTAAAAACATTTCAAACTTTACAGGCACATATTTTGACTTATGATGTCGCAGGCGTTCTTTGAGAGTGAATTACAAGGAAATCAGCTGACAGAATAAAAAAGTACTAGAACACAATTGTTTGGGAGAAGTGAGAATTCTAGGTGTTTTCGTACACCTTTCCATATATACTGGCACCAGACATAATGGTTCAATCAAAATTTTGGAAGTTTAAAACAAGCACAATAAGAGCATACAAGATATTCAGAGCTTCAATCTTAACTAGAAACCACAGCTCAATAATGCTCCTTAATGTCCTCCTGTACCAGACAATCAGCCGGTTGGATACAATAATCTTAGTCACTGTGCAACAACGGCAACATGGAACAACCGAAGTAAAATAATAAGGACCCAAATAAAACCTCGGAGGCTACTGTTTCAAGTTTTCAATTTAATCAATATCAGCAGAGATATTTCACAATTGGTTGATTGAAATAAAGTGATTAATAGGCAAAAGTCACAGCTGCAAAATTAGTTGAAATTGAAGCATATCTAATCCCAAAGAAGTGTTCCTACGTTTAGACTGACAAAAGAGGAACTAGTGCAAACTAGAGTGAGGTGCTGACCTTGTATAGTGATGCTTTTGCACACCATttttcaggaaaaaaaaaagtcatatttACCCAAAACATTTCACGGTGTTATTAATTAGGAAGTTTACATGATAGATGAAGAGATGTGAGACCATAAAGAGTGAGACACTTATTTGATGCTGTAAATTTCTTAAAGAAGAAAGTATTGAATGATTTTCGttccttaataaaataaatactttgtTTTCGAAGtcaatttttctactttttactTCCTATCACGTGTTGTGATGAAGGTGCTTACCTGGTACATACAAAGCAACAGGTTTCTTAATTTAACTATTCAAGACCAATACTACAAAATGATGAGGAAATTAATGATGATGTCACACATAGGCAACAAGCAAGAAGGCTAAAATGGAGAAATAGATCATGAGTTATTTGTGACTTCAAAAAATCTACCAAACTCAAACGCAAACTCTATCATACTGCTGTACATCTGACTATAATTTAGGGTAGTGAATGTGTTAGGCTTTAAAGGGATAACAAGAGAAAAGTGTGAGACTTATTGAAATGACATGGGGAGGTTGTGTAACACGAATTgatgaaacaaaaatagaaaattgatTATGGTGGTTTGGAGTTTGAACTAGTGGAAGGAAAGCTTCAAAATGCACCAATGAGAGAAGTAGATTGTATACTTTTTACTGCTATGAAAATGACAAGGAGATCGAGAAGGCCACTGGAAGAAGTTGTCAAGAGAGACATCTGTTATTTAACTGACCTGAATAGTGCCATATGATCCATGTAACCAACATCTTCTAGTGATATAAGGTTTTGTGGTAATTATGTGCCATCGACACACTCTAGAAAATCTCTCTCACTCAATCCTAGTTTTATATATCACTAGCATTACTATTCCCTAAGTCATAATTTGCACAAACAAGGaattacatttttctttcaagTCAATCAAAAGAGAAAGCATAAATGATGCTGTTTATCTGGTCAAAACCCCTTCTAAACAGCCAGATATTGTTCCAAAATGATGGACATTTTCCCAGAGAATCAGTCTTGTGTTCTTCCACAAATGCATATCCCTTGACCAAAAATtcacaaaaggaaaaaaaaaaattattgaagacATTACCTTACACTGCTTAGTTTGCTGAGCCTTAATCAATTCCCTACAAGTCAACATTATGTGCGCTAACAATCTCAGTCTCCTTTAGAATGAATCATAATACAAGACAGATTTGAAGCATAGCAGCTGTGGAGAAACAGAACCAGAAGCTTCATAGTCCTTATTGCCGTAGAATGTTTAGTATGTTATCTGCAACGATGTCGGCCACAATCTCAGGCGAGAACCGTGCTATCATGTCCTCCCTGGCCTTCCTGCCTATGGCTGTAGCCTCAGTGAGATTATTCATCACCTGCCTCATAAGAACCTGAAGTTTATTCTCAGAAGGTTCAGCCCAAAGGTGTCCCTTGAATGGACCTTCTGTTACTTCACTCAATCTATCCACAGGCAGTGGATAGCTATTATCGTCTGTTAAATACTCAGTTGGTCCAGACCAATTTGTCGCAATCACAGGCAATGCCATTGACATGGCTTCCACCATTGGTCTTCCCCATCCTTCCCCTCGGGAAGGAAGAACAAAAGCATCAGCTGCCTTGTAAACTCTAGGCAAATCACTCAATGGTATGTGAGAATCAATAACATAGACTGGAGCCCAACCACTTACTGGTTTTACCATACCCGAACTGTCCACAAAATCCAATATCTTGTTACCAAAATTCTGGTCAGTATGATAAGGATTTGTTAACAAGTACAAAGCAACCCCATCATCCTTTGAGAATTCCTTCAAGTATGATTTTAACAACACATCCCACCCTTTCCTATACTCCCATTTGAAGATACTTAAAAACACAAAGCTCTTCTTCACACGGGAACCTAAGACAAGTTTTGCTCTAGAACTAGAAGCAAGACGAAATGGCTTGTACCTTACCGGATCAAAGAACTTCACATCAACAGGTTGAACAATCTTCACCACCTTGGAAGGATCAACCCCACTTTGCACAAATGTAGACATATGGAACTCTGTAGGAACCCAGACATAGTTCATTGTATTACAGCGCTGCACATGTTGATCATTCACTCTATCAGTCTCAAACATGGTCCTGCCAACGACAGACTTGAAATTATGGTAAAAAGATGGTGGGCATGGGGTGGTTTCAAACAGTGGAGGGAACCAGGCACCAGGTTCACTATGGCAAATAACAACTGTCTCGTTCATTCTACACCGAGCTTGGTACAACTCACGAGCCAAGTTCTTCATATGAACTGGCAAACCCTCCCAAAACGCCAGAGATTCTAGATCACCATGGTGGTCAATCGCCAACCTTAAAGATTGCATTTTTCTGTGCCCATGAAGGGCCAAAATATAGGACCAACCTTCCGAGCTATACCCACCACCTGAAAGAAAGGGGGCCATCCATAGAACACAATGATTGGAGGGCACAGAAACTGGTTTTGAGGGTAAAAAGAAAGACTCAATTGCATGTATAATTGATGGTGATGTGAGGGAGTATTTCAAGTGGTGAACTGTGTAATAGTTTGTTCTTGTGAATCCCCAATAGATTGACGTAAGGAGAACCAACAGAGAGAGTGAGTGAAATGTAAATTTTCTGCATTTTGATGTGTGTGAATGTGATTCTGGATTGGGAAGAACATGTTGGTTGTCTGATTCAGAGGTATTCATGACAACATATATGACTTATGGAAATCACACTATAACCATAGAGAGAAAACGAGAATGATAAATCCTCAGATTCGAAAAGGAAGTTTGTTTTCTGACATGTTTTTGTctaaaaaatcacttttgtaTGAACTTAATTTGAACACATACTTTCAATGTCTAATTGGgctccacaatttattttattttattttaattttttaaacctACTTCAATTCaagtatttctattttttattttgcaaaTTTCGCGTTAATATGGATGTTGTGAAAtgttatataattaaacttaaaacagTAAATCCTTGCGAGGTTAAGAAGCACAATAGGGGATATATTGAATTTAGGAATTTCGTCTCATGAAATGTTTaactacaaatttatattttaatttaatttaaacatagTTTGAGATGTCTTTCTCTCgtaactataattaattatcatatttattaaagttttcatttattttattattggtaTTTGAGTAATTAAACTATCATTGAATATAGTAACATATGtgaatttctaattttttaatcatgTACACACTTTAGCGATGTTTGAGTATAATTTTTTGTGACGCTTTTCtgaagataaaaacaatattcTGAATTCCCCTCTTtactacaaaaaatataaatttagtgtCTAAATATTAGTATTAGCCAAATTACGAAGTATTACTATCACCTTAATCTACTTTAATACCatgtaaaaagttaatttataaaaattaaaaatatataaaatcgttttaaattgttttattaaataaatatttgtgttattgtcattttaatatatgttaattaaaataaacaagatTACCggtaaatattaattttatttatttttaatatttatattttatttaagttagtatttattcattttaatttttttataattaacttattttttttaatatttgatttcgtttagtaaatattaatttaaataaataaaatatcaaaactaaataaaattaatgatcTAAGTTTAAGATACTAAAAATTTTATCTCgtacttttattttctattcataTCCATTTTTTTgagtgaaattaaaattttaatattataattttatgtgtatttttattaatgttattttgtttcttgGAGAGATAAAATAGATGAGGATAAACATCATTTAGTTGAGTTGGTTTGGTAAAATTTAGTTCAATTTAAACttattatcttaatataatatcaaaatcaaaatgttCATTATAGTCTTTAAATATATTGTGTCATATGTTATAATCTTTCTCAATTTCTACActttatataattcaaatactttaataacattattatatataaaataataaacattttatggAAGTTTTTTCATTCcataaaagatataattgaatCTTTTATGCCTTAGAATATTAGACTCATCTATActtacatataaaaaaagttttttttttcatattttaccatttgaataaaaaaaaattgaattcaaataattattttatcaattttactctATGAGTAAACATTTTGTAAcaattttaaccatttttttaaattaactttttttaatctcaatcattttattaatatctttaatataaTGATGAGTCTAATTTTgataatcttatattttaatacaaatacattaataataattgtttggAAAGTGATGCAATAGTGATAAGTAGTTTGGAAGGTTGCAAAAACCATTCACATGAGATATAGTAGGATGATTCTTTCAGACAAAATTTATGAGTCACTTAAAACCTCTAAGACATgtaaaacttgtttaaaaataataatttaaactttaattgacttgtgtaaatatataataactaaaataattagagtgaaattgaatttgaatttgtcAACTATACAAAAATTTGagttatgtaatttaaaaaaatataatttaaaaacctTGTAGACTAACTAAGTATATATTGtcaacaaaaataacttttatttaacgAGAGATTATtgcttaaattattttttataataattatctttaaaatttaaatcattagTGTAAAACTGTGTATATCAATTtgacttatattttttattacactttactttaattctataattttattcttgattttgtgttatatatccatttttttattacttataaCAATTAGAATCATATATACTACTATAAAAgaggtttaaaaaaaataatagtgatTACATGAAAATATTACTGGGTGACTTGTACTAGCGTAcgagtaatttatatttatatttaatataattaagagcaaattagaaatataaaatgtgtgtaccaaataaagaatattatatattattaaagatatattttttcttttttatcatttaaaacaaattgaaacaaaaatattaatatgtataTCAAAAGGACAAATTTGatcatatattattatcataGATTATGTTTACTTGTACATAAGTTTGATAAGTTGTGATTCAAATAAAAActttagaaataattataataaaatagactaattttactgttttttttttaaatatattcatcggttattcacaattattatttaatagatTATTGGTTGAGTTTCAAATTAGTTAAAgtacattattaattaatctaaaaacCATCTTACAATTAATCAAACTAGGATCTCTtaaccaaatcaaaaattaattaatcaaagtaaattctcatttaattattattaaagttcttaccaataatcaaaatacatatttaattattattaaagttcTTACCAATAATCAAAGTAGATTATcaattagtaataaaaaaaaacttattcatTCTTCATTAGGAAACAATTGTCTACCACTTCTCTCACTCTTATTTGATCATGTATTTTCCTTCGTTTATAAATTGATAAGTCTTTAAACCTATTCcactatatattttgttataaattctaaaattagattgaattaatatatttgtttattttaattattgatttgagttatctttcttcttttattatatatatcatctaatacattattattattattattattattattattattattattataaacagccaatgagatttttttttcaaaagttagaTTTTGGCTTTTGGACAGTTTTTTTGAACCCAAAATCATCTTTCCTTGGAATTTCACTCTAATATCCTAATTTCAGTCCCAAGGTTTCTCACACTAAGATAGGTAAGATTTaaagattttgttttctgtCACAATGATATTTTTACACTGGTTTCTTTGGACAAagctaaaagaaaaattgaatatatgtGAATTTTGAAAGATTCTTGGTGGATGttgatttgaatgaaaatattttggaCCAAATAGAGAGAGGGCTTTTCATCTTTTGTTGGTTTGCGATatgtaaatgtatttttttatcagtaaaaACGTTAGGAACTTTtggttataataatatttttctgtcCCCTATTAAGGATCAGAAGTTGGTTGATATAGCAACAGGTAGAAATATTAAGAaggttttgaaattatttgatgaaataatattataaaaataccaAGTGAGgaatatttttctcatttctgTTTGTCATCTTCTGCAGGAGACATGCTAATATTCTctgcatgatttcaattttaTCGGATGCCCAGTAGGAACTCGGAAATACTCTTCAATGTCAAGGTTTGAAGGTTTGTCTATAATCTGCTCAAGAATAATCCAATGACTCTTTCTACTTTTAAAGAATTTCAATGTCCTCCTGTCCTTATCAGTGAAAATAAAAAGTCTTAGAAAAACACTGAACTTTGTTCTATAGAGTATGCATAAATGCCTGattgaatataaaaacaaaactttgtacataaaagaacaaaaccACAATAGGAAAAACATAAGACCTTGTCATGATTATACAATGTGAACTAAGCCTTATGAAAACTATAATATCTTTCCTATGTGGAGTTTTTAACATCTGCATACAAATGCTTGATAACATCCCTCATCGTTGGTCTGCTGCGTGGATCCTTTAATGTACATCTCAAAGCCACTAAAAGCACCTTTGTAACTTGTTTCATCACTTCAGAATTTGAAATTTCACCACCCAACTCTCGATCAACAATTTCATTCACATCTCCTGCTTCCTCCCAGGCAGATCTAGCCCAAGTAACTATATCTGTTCCTTCTACAAATGATGGATCCAATGCCTTCTTTCTTGATATCAGCTCCAGCAATACTACACCATAACTGTATACATCGGACTCTTTACCCATTGTTGTTGTATAAGCATTTTCTGTCATAAacaatcatttaatattttactgtggattaagaaataaaagagatgaaatacaacaacaaaaaaaggtGCAGTTATTATGTAATAGTGTAGAAAATTTACCTGGCGGTATATAACCAAGTGTACCAGTGACATATATTGACTGTGTGGAGGTAGAAGGCTGATCCAAAAGCTTTGCAATACCAAAATCTGCAATATGAGGCACCATCTCGGAATCTAGAAGTATGTTAGTTGTTTTGATATCTCTGTGCACTATGACGGGATCACAGTCATGATGGAGATAAGCCAATCCATGAGCAATTCCAACAGCTATCTTATTCCGGATATTCCACTCTAAGGAGTGTGATCCCTTCTTCTCATGCAAAGCATCGTGCAGACTTCCATTTGGCATGTATTTGTATGCAATTAGACCATAGTTTTCTCTCAACCAGCAGCCCTCCATTTTGGCCAAATTTCGATGCCTAATATTTCCAAGGGTTTGAATTTCTCTGGTCATGCTTGAGCTTTTCGCTTCATCACTGGCAAATACAAACTTCTTTATAGCCAAAATATTCTCTGGACCAAGTGCTGCTTTATAGACAACTCCTTGAGCTCCTCTGCCAATAATATACTGATCATTTAGATTTTCTGTAGCTTCCATAACCATATTGAGAAGGGTCGGAGAACTATCTTCTTCATTGTTTGTGGCTTCCTGCTTAATTTTTCTgataatgaatatataaatcAACACCAGCAACAGAATAACAGATATTGAGGATCCAAGTGCTATCAATGCAACTGCAACTTTACTGAGCCTTTCTGACTTTTCTGAATTTGTATCACATGGCCTCAAATAGCTGTTTTCAGGGAAATTTGAGATACATAGGCCAGGATTGCCGAAAAACGATAGAGaggaatttataaaatttgttagcCGTAGTGGAACACGACCTTCAAAAGAATTATATGAAATGTTGAACTCAGATAATGAACTGAGCTCATCGAGAACTTGTATACTTCCTGTCAAATTGTTCCAAGATAGATCCAGTTTTATCAGATTCTTCAGGTTCTCGATCTCCCTAGGAAGCTCACCTATCAGCCCATTAGCACTTAGATTTAGAACATACATCAAATCCACCAGTTCTCCAATTGATCTAGGAATGCTCCCTCCAAACATGTTTCCTCCAAGTTGTAAATCATTGAGCCTTTGAAATTCTGACAAGAATGCTGGAATACCACCATCAAAATTATTCTCCGAGAGAATTAAAGTATTTAATTCAGTCCAATTCCGAAAATTTGATGGAAACGAACCattcaagaaattgaatccAACATCAAACTTGATCATTTTGTTACAGTTTGACAGTTGATGTGGCAAAGGGCCTTTCAAAGTATTGTGAGAAAGAACCAAAGTCCGGAGATTCACAAGGTTTCCCAGCTCCGAGGGTACAAGACCTGTCAAGCTGTTCACGGATAAATCTAAAAGAGAGATATTTGTGAAGTTTCCAAAACTTGATGGAATTTCCCCActgatattgttgttgttgatgttcATATGAAGGAGATTTGGATTAGTTCCAAAATCTGGAAGTGCCCCAGAGAAATTGTTTCCTTCAAGTCTGAGCCTTTCAAGAGTTGTGCATCTTCCAAGATCAGGTGGTATGCTGccataaaatttattgttagCCATATTCAACCTGACCAATTGCTTTCCAAAGCAAACATTTGGTGGGATGGGACCGGTGAAATTATTATCCGTGACGTCTAACAGAACCAAACTGCTATTGATCCCTAAGCTTTGAGGAATGACTCCAGAGAACTGATTTTCAAAGAAGGAGATATTCTTAAGATGTTTAAGCTCTGCCATCTCAAGAGGTAACTCACCTGAAAGGTTGTTAATGTATACGTGTACCTGCtcaagtgtttgaattttccAAATGCCAAGTGGAATTTTTCCTGTCAAATGGTTGTCAAACAACATAAGTTCGCGTAATATACTCAAGTTTCCTAATTCATTTGGAATTTCTCCTTCGAGTTCATTGGAATTCAAATACAACATATCCAGTGATTTGCAATTACCAATCTGTGGAGGTATTTTCCCTGACAAACTGTTCTCTGGAATCACTAGAACAGAAAGGTTGGTAAGGAGTCCTAAGGTTGACGGTATACTGCCAACTAAGTTACTGGCTGTAGCATAAAACTCTATTAGGCCAGTACAATTCCCCAAGCTTGATGGTATACCCCCACTGAAGTTATTGTGAGAAAGAGACAGAATAGACAACATTTTACAATTTCTAGATCCCAGTTGAATAGTACCTCCAAGACTATTACGATCTAGAAATAACACAAGAAGATTTTCGAGATCATTTAGACTCTCCGGAATAACTCCCTGCAATCCATTACCTAACAAATACAGATTCTCTAATTTACTACAATTTCCAATGGACACGGGAATACTCCCTGAAAGCGGATTATAAGAAAGATCCAGGGTGACAAGGTTGGTCATATTCCCAATACTTGAGGGAATGGAACCGGTTAAACTGTTGTGACTGAGATACACTTCTTCCAGGAGAGGATATTCCCACAAGAATTTAGGAATTTCACCACTCAGCAGATTAATCGAGAGATCCAAATACTTCAAATCTTGCAAGTTTCTAAAGCTTTCTGGTATTCCTCCACTAAAGTTGTTTACAGTAAGGTCCATGTACTCAAGCATGGTACAGTTGTTTAATTCTGGGGGAATATTTCCAAACATATCATTATATGATAAGTCTATGGACTGCAAGTGAATCAAACGTCCAATTTCAGATCCTAATTGGCCAAAAATAGAATATCTACTGAGGTTTAGAGAATTCACATTATCGGCACGATCACAATGCACTCCCGCCCACGAGCATGGAGTGGAATCTGACAACTTCCATGTGGAGTTTATGTCACCAGACCCAACAATCCAGTCCCGGGAGAGGGACAACAAAGCCAACCCATCAGAGTTTAAGGCAGAAACAGCATATAAAAAGGTAGAAAAACATAGAAGAAGCAAGAGACACCCCATAGGAAGAACTGAATGAAGCAAGAACGAAGACAAATATGACAGAGTGGTGGCAAAGGTTTAAGAGGGAATAAACACTTACCTTCTTGCAGCGTGCAAGAGGAGCAAAGAATGATGATGTTTTGGTCTTTAGGCTGTGTTAGGAGGAGCTGAAATTGGCTGGAAATAATTGATTGAGTGTGTAAAGAAGAAACGAGAGATAGGAGAGTTTGTGGAAGGAAGAGAAAAGGTAGAAGCTGAAACTGGGGAAGCCCTTTGTTCTTACAAATAAATAGTGGAATGGATCTGGTGCCATGCAAGTTGGAGCATGGTGGTGTTTGTCTGTCTATCTATGGCTTGATTCAGATATAAAAACAATgggtattatttttttttatccactTGTAAAATACTTGGTTTAGTTGGAAGTGGAGATACAAACGTGATTGTAATACGAATAATTAAAGTAACATACaagtgtgtttgtgtgtgtgaacTGCCACTGGTGTGCGCCGTCTTTTCGTGTTATGACTTTGTGATTCCTAAGTTTGACATGGTGATCCAATCCAATTACTTATTGTCGTACATttgaaggaagagaaagaaCAATAGGAGAAAGTGTTGAAAAGTATTAAAAGTTGAATCTTGATGGGTTGTGTGTAAATCATACTGTAATGAGAATCACTCAGGTTATTAGAACTAGTCCAACTAATTGAATCTCTAACGTTAGAAGTTATCAGAATGGGTGTTACTCATAATAGTCGTAATAATACGTAATAGTTGTTTTGATCATGTTGGTCACAATTTTTCTAGCAATCATATTTGAAGTATCATATCGATAATCATCTTTATCTAAATTTACGTGTATTagtctatttatttttatgtctttcgatttattttggaaaatttgatgtaattatatttttccgTAATTCTATATATGTtatgtgttgtttttttttaaaataaaaatttatcaagtgttaaattaatattataccATATGACACGTGGTTGTGTGACATGTTATTATCTTACCAAATatcattgttt from the Vigna angularis cultivar LongXiaoDou No.4 chromosome 3, ASM1680809v1, whole genome shotgun sequence genome contains:
- the LOC108341949 gene encoding uncharacterized protein LOC108341949, translating into MNTSESDNQHVLPNPESHSHTSKCRKFTFHSLSLLVLLTSIYWGFTRTNYYTVHHLKYSLTSPSIIHAIESFFLPSKPVSVPSNHCVLWMAPFLSGGGYSSEGWSYILALHGHRKMQSLRLAIDHHGDLESLAFWEGLPVHMKNLARELYQARCRMNETVVICHSEPGAWFPPLFETTPCPPSFYHNFKSVVGRTMFETDRVNDQHVQRCNTMNYVWVPTEFHMSTFVQSGVDPSKVVKIVQPVDVKFFDPVRYKPFRLASSSRAKLVLGSRVKKSFVFLSIFKWEYRKGWDVLLKSYLKEFSKDDGVALYLLTNPYHTDQNFGNKILDFVDSSGMVKPVSGWAPVYVIDSHIPLSDLPRVYKAADAFVLPSRGEGWGRPMVEAMSMALPVIATNWSGPTEYLTDDNSYPLPVDRLSEVTEGPFKGHLWAEPSENKLQVLMRQVMNNLTEATAIGRKAREDMIARFSPEIVADIVADNILNILRQ
- the LOC108341242 gene encoding receptor-like protein kinase isoform X1 → MGCLLLLLCFSTFLYAVSALNSDGLALLSLSRDWIVGSGDINSTWKLSDSTPCSWAGVHCDRADNVNSLNLSRYSIFGQLGSEIGRLIHLQSIDLSYNDMFGNIPPELNNCTMLEYMDLTVNNFSGGIPESFRNLQDLKYLDLSINLLSGEIPKFLWEYPLLEEVYLSHNSLTGSIPSSIGNMTNLVTLDLSYNPLSGSIPVSIGNCSKLENLYLLGNGLQGVIPESLNDLENLLVLFLDRNSLGGTIQLGSRNCKMLSILSLSHNNFSGGIPSSLGNCTGLIEFYATASNLVGSIPSTLGLLTNLSVLVIPENSLSGKIPPQIGNCKSLDMLYLNSNELEGEIPNELGNLSILRELMLFDNHLTGKIPLGIWKIQTLEQVHVYINNLSGELPLEMAELKHLKNISFFENQFSGVIPQSLGINSSLVLLDVTDNNFTGPIPPNVCFGKQLVRLNMANNKFYGSIPPDLGRCTTLERLRLEGNNFSGALPDFGTNPNLLHMNINNNNISGEIPSSFGNFTNISLLDLSVNSLTGLVPSELGNLVNLRTLVLSHNTLKGPLPHQLSNCNKMIKFDVGFNFLNGSFPSNFRNWTELNTLILSENNFDGGIPAFLSEFQRLNDLQLGGNMFGGSIPRSIGELVDLMYVLNLSANGLIGELPREIENLKNLIKLDLSWNNLTGSIQVLDELSSLSEFNISYNSFEGRVPLRLTNFINSSLSFFGNPGLCISNFPENSYLRPCDTNSEKSERLSKVAVALIALGSSISVILLLVLIYIFIIRKIKQEATNNEEDSSPTLLNMVMEATENLNDQYIIGRGAQGVVYKAALGPENILAIKKFVFASDEAKSSSMTREIQTLGNIRHRNLAKMEGCWLRENYGLIAYKYMPNGSLHDALHEKKGSHSLEWNIRNKIAVGIAHGLAYLHHDCDPVIVHRDIKTTNILLDSEMVPHIADFGIAKLLDQPSTSTQSIYVTGTLGYIPPENAYTTTMGKESDVYSYGVVLLELISRKKALDPSFVEGTDIVTWARSAWEEAGDVNEIVDRELGGEISNSEVMKQVTKVLLVALRCTLKDPRSRPTMRDVIKHLYADVKNST
- the LOC108341242 gene encoding receptor-like protein kinase isoform X2: MGCLLLLLCFSTFLYAVSALNSDGLALLSLSRDWIVGSGDINSTWKLSDSTPCSWAGVHCDRADNVNSLNLSRYSIFGQLGSEIGRLIHLQSIDLSYNDMFGNIPPELNNCTMLEYMDLTVNNFSGGIPESFRNLQDLKYLDLSINLLSGEIPKFLWEYPLLEEVYLSHNSLTGSIPSSIGNMTNLVTLDLSYNPLSGSIPVSIGNCSKLENLYLLGNGLQGVIPESLNDLENLLVLFLDRNSLGGTIQLGSRNCKMLSILSLSHNNFSGGIPSSLGNCTGLIEFYATASNLVGSIPSTLGLLTNLSVLVIPENSLSGKIPPQIGNCKSLDMLYLNSNELEGEIPNELGNLSILRELMLFDNHLTGKIPLGIWKIQTLEQVHVYINNLSGELPLEMAELKHLKNISFFENQFSGVIPQSLGINSSLVLLDVTDNNFTGPIPPNVCFGKQLVRLNMANNKFYGSIPPDLGRCTTLERLRLEGNNFSGALPDFGTNPNLLHMNINNNNISGEIPSSFGNFTNISLLDLSVNSLTGLVPSELGNLVNLRTLVLSHNTLKGPLPHQLSNCNKMIKFDVGFNFLNAFLSEFQRLNDLQLGGNMFGGSIPRSIGELVDLMYVLNLSANGLIGELPREIENLKNLIKLDLSWNNLTGSIQVLDELSSLSEFNISYNSFEGRVPLRLTNFINSSLSFFGNPGLCISNFPENSYLRPCDTNSEKSERLSKVAVALIALGSSISVILLLVLIYIFIIRKIKQEATNNEEDSSPTLLNMVMEATENLNDQYIIGRGAQGVVYKAALGPENILAIKKFVFASDEAKSSSMTREIQTLGNIRHRNLAKMEGCWLRENYGLIAYKYMPNGSLHDALHEKKGSHSLEWNIRNKIAVGIAHGLAYLHHDCDPVIVHRDIKTTNILLDSEMVPHIADFGIAKLLDQPSTSTQSIYVTGTLGYIPPENAYTTTMGKESDVYSYGVVLLELISRKKALDPSFVEGTDIVTWARSAWEEAGDVNEIVDRELGGEISNSEVMKQVTKVLLVALRCTLKDPRSRPTMRDVIKHLYADVKNST